One window from the genome of Cyclobacterium amurskyense encodes:
- a CDS encoding ATP-binding protein has product MIENIFKTLLLTFNKSNNGAFEILYQSYNFLSWNKQRIRQLDNEEINALFPTLQGSLFQTIIEHFEKGKKLELPLAFDHQSFLWLKFEGCLLPQENNSVLVNTMISQNQSSIAYSWLINSKDQSILTEAKSNVNYFPSNLRELHSYLKDSFAHFPEISIEKLINENLELRFKSLTLKSRNLSPDYKLFELEEYQDRESLYFTDISVSALNNKKDHEVIYFKYLRNSQEILWSGPLNDLLGYEDGNLRSFEFKNWLKLIHPDDQKSLEDFISKEQYENSESSFTYRVKNKKGHFQYLTNKVRNFHNPNTNEEGLTGTLINALHHQNEGRPLNGHDREAHNLSENNFIQKILTEISAISTFFKGKSLFEEINHLIFRKLGFCYSIIGNLNSNNNEMEILSICGLGEKLNDKDKKWQNFLNEILLPLDPNNNFLLVNHNETFETTSLLTELSLCSLLRLSLFDTEMNKIGVLCLLHDQPLKNKAYYDELFNILRDWISKELHRFRFENVLQETNFMHDAILNGTAYAIFAVNHQFELILINNKTLPVFNVKSKEELMNTKLIKGNVQATLLEVISDFLKTNSKTAYYHLLTSKDNYKELKISFTKIQYGNDNKESYVLFVDDITDRTLSEKKLIESEQIFRSIAENFPRGSVDVLDKSFNYLFTDGEEYQLSGTDPKSLIGTNLLSKLTGENLQITRLSLKKVLKGQRVSYETESNQKKFLQSGVPLMNNSKEVDRILLVKQNITEAKKLESDKEKLIKDLKSHNEELLRFAYIVSHNLRAPIVNIALLIDLYNEDNPADPGNKEVWENLKISTNLLDTTLQDLIEVVSIKKQKIPKVEQIDFKLLLNNVEKSLFNQLKESGIKIIKDFSKLDEINYVYAHLESFFMNFMTNSVKYKHPDRSPVVKINTYKEKNYCVIRFEDNGIGLDLSRYGDRIFGLYQRFHNHVEGKGLGLYLIREQIRAHDGKIEIESEVGKGTVFKVYLRNLIIHPSQN; this is encoded by the coding sequence AGTCTAACAACGGCGCCTTTGAAATTCTTTATCAATCTTATAATTTTTTATCCTGGAATAAACAAAGGATTAGGCAATTAGACAATGAAGAAATAAATGCCTTATTCCCGACCCTTCAAGGCTCCCTTTTTCAAACAATAATTGAACATTTTGAAAAAGGAAAAAAACTAGAACTCCCTCTCGCTTTTGATCATCAATCCTTCTTGTGGTTAAAATTTGAAGGTTGTCTTCTGCCACAAGAAAACAACAGTGTGCTTGTCAATACCATGATCAGTCAAAACCAGTCCAGTATTGCCTACTCGTGGTTGATCAATTCAAAAGACCAATCCATCCTTACCGAAGCAAAATCCAACGTCAATTACTTTCCTTCAAACCTTAGAGAGCTTCATAGTTATTTAAAGGATAGCTTTGCTCATTTTCCAGAAATTTCAATCGAAAAATTGATCAATGAAAACCTTGAATTAAGATTCAAATCACTGACTTTAAAGAGCAGAAATCTTTCTCCAGATTATAAACTGTTTGAATTAGAGGAATATCAGGACAGAGAATCTCTTTATTTTACGGACATAAGTGTTTCTGCTTTAAACAATAAAAAGGACCATGAGGTTATTTATTTTAAGTACTTAAGAAACAGTCAAGAAATATTATGGTCAGGCCCTTTAAACGATCTATTGGGCTATGAAGATGGCAATTTAAGAAGTTTCGAATTCAAAAATTGGCTTAAATTAATTCATCCTGATGATCAAAAATCACTGGAAGATTTCATTTCAAAAGAGCAATATGAAAATAGTGAATCCTCTTTTACCTATAGAGTTAAAAATAAAAAAGGCCATTTTCAGTACCTTACAAATAAGGTCAGAAATTTTCATAATCCCAACACGAATGAGGAGGGGCTCACAGGAACATTAATCAATGCGCTCCATCATCAAAATGAAGGAAGACCGTTAAATGGTCATGATAGAGAGGCACATAACCTTTCTGAAAATAATTTTATTCAAAAAATCTTGACAGAGATTTCAGCTATTTCCACTTTTTTTAAAGGGAAAAGCCTATTTGAAGAGATCAACCACCTAATATTTAGAAAATTAGGCTTCTGCTATAGCATTATAGGCAATCTAAATTCCAATAATAATGAAATGGAAATATTGTCCATTTGTGGTTTGGGAGAAAAACTTAATGACAAGGACAAAAAATGGCAGAACTTCCTAAATGAAATACTCCTCCCTTTGGATCCAAATAATAATTTCTTGTTGGTTAATCATAATGAAACATTTGAGACCACTTCATTACTAACAGAGTTGTCCCTTTGTTCACTGCTTAGATTGTCATTATTCGACACTGAGATGAATAAAATTGGTGTACTTTGTTTACTTCATGACCAACCCCTCAAGAATAAAGCCTATTATGACGAGCTGTTTAATATTCTAAGGGACTGGATAAGCAAAGAGCTTCACAGGTTTAGATTTGAGAATGTGCTTCAGGAGACCAATTTCATGCATGATGCTATTCTCAACGGTACAGCCTATGCCATCTTCGCCGTAAATCATCAGTTTGAGCTCATTTTAATCAATAACAAAACCCTTCCTGTCTTCAATGTGAAAAGTAAGGAGGAACTGATGAATACCAAGCTAATTAAAGGGAATGTCCAGGCAACTTTACTTGAGGTCATTTCTGATTTTTTAAAAACAAATTCAAAAACTGCTTACTATCATTTACTCACAAGTAAAGACAATTACAAAGAGCTAAAGATCTCATTTACCAAAATACAATATGGGAATGACAACAAGGAGTCTTATGTTCTTTTTGTAGATGATATTACGGATAGAACGCTTTCTGAAAAAAAATTAATCGAATCAGAACAGATATTTAGGAGTATAGCCGAAAACTTCCCCCGTGGTTCAGTAGATGTATTGGACAAATCATTTAACTATTTATTTACGGATGGGGAGGAATATCAATTGTCAGGAACAGACCCAAAATCATTGATTGGCACCAATCTACTAAGTAAGCTTACAGGAGAAAATCTGCAAATCACAAGACTTAGCCTTAAAAAAGTTCTAAAAGGACAAAGGGTAAGTTACGAAACAGAGTCAAATCAAAAGAAATTTCTTCAAAGTGGTGTACCACTGATGAACAATTCAAAGGAGGTTGACAGGATACTTCTGGTAAAGCAAAACATCACCGAAGCTAAAAAGCTGGAATCAGATAAAGAAAAGTTAATAAAAGACCTGAAATCACACAATGAAGAGTTATTAAGATTTGCCTATATCGTTTCTCATAATCTCCGAGCACCTATTGTAAACATAGCCTTGCTTATAGACCTATACAACGAGGATAACCCAGCAGACCCTGGCAATAAAGAGGTTTGGGAGAACCTTAAAATCTCCACCAACTTACTTGACACAACCCTACAAGACCTTATTGAGGTTGTTTCTATAAAAAAGCAGAAAATCCCTAAAGTAGAGCAAATTGACTTTAAGCTATTGCTCAATAATGTAGAAAAAAGCCTTTTCAATCAACTGAAAGAATCAGGAATTAAAATAATAAAGGATTTCTCGAAATTAGATGAGATAAATTATGTGTATGCTCATCTGGAAAGCTTTTTCATGAATTTCATGACCAATTCAGTCAAATACAAGCATCCGGATCGTAGTCCTGTAGTTAAAATCAATACTTATAAGGAAAAAAATTATTGTGTGATCAGGTTTGAAGACAATGGTATTGGTCTAGACCTATCAAGGTATGGAGACCGTATTTTTGGACTATACCAAAGGTTCCACAACCATGTTGAGGGCAAAGGTCTAGGTTTGTATCTAATTCGTGAACAAATCAGGGCCCATGATGGCAAAATTGAAATAGAAAGTGAAGTAGGAAAAGGAACCGTATTCAAAGTTTACCTGAGAAATCTAATCATACACCCTTCCCAGAACTAA
- the nagB gene encoding glucosamine-6-phosphate deaminase: MQIQIFQDEKSLHHAVAQTLIDAVKANPKVVLGLATGSSPLETYNNMMVDHLKNGTDYSAVVTFNLDEYVGLEGTHTQSYRYFMNTSLFNGLNIPLSQTNVPDGTGDLKEVCETYEAKIAKAGGIDLQLLGIGTNGHIGFNEPGTSFDTRTHITELLQETIDGNARFFESAASVPKKAVTMGIQTIMDVKRVILIAYGSKKAAAIRDMVNGPVTESMPASILQKHQDVTLFLDEEAAALLKA; this comes from the coding sequence ATGCAAATACAGATTTTTCAAGACGAGAAAAGTTTACACCATGCCGTTGCTCAAACGCTTATTGATGCTGTTAAAGCAAACCCAAAAGTTGTCTTGGGATTGGCTACTGGTAGTTCTCCTCTGGAAACTTATAACAATATGATGGTAGATCACCTGAAAAATGGAACTGACTACTCAGCTGTGGTTACTTTTAATCTGGATGAATATGTAGGCCTAGAGGGGACCCATACTCAGAGTTATAGGTATTTTATGAATACCTCCTTGTTCAATGGGCTTAACATTCCTTTAAGCCAGACCAATGTGCCTGATGGGACAGGAGATCTTAAGGAAGTTTGTGAAACCTATGAAGCTAAAATTGCCAAAGCAGGGGGGATTGATTTGCAACTGTTAGGAATAGGTACCAATGGGCATATAGGGTTTAATGAGCCAGGAACTTCCTTTGATACAAGAACACATATCACTGAATTGCTTCAAGAAACCATAGATGGAAATGCGCGTTTTTTCGAGAGTGCAGCAAGTGTGCCCAAAAAAGCGGTAACCATGGGGATTCAGACCATTATGGATGTAAAAAGAGTGATACTGATTGCCTATGGAAGTAAAAAAGCAGCAGCAATTCGAGACATGGTAAATGGGCCTGTGACAGAATCTATGCCTGCTTCCATTCTTCAAAAGCATCAAGATGTTACTTTATTTCTTGATGAGGAAGCTGCGGCTTTGCTCAAGGCATAG
- a CDS encoding trimeric intracellular cation channel family protein: MDMQYALELVGTYFFAISGALAIQNKDQDLFGVGFMGFITAIGGGSLRDILIGAYPLVWIENVTFLYAIFAGLITTFVFFSHMAKLRKTLFLFDTLGIAFFTILGVEKCLNLGFRPEVAAIMGMFSAVMGGVIRDTLTNEIPILFRKEVYASACLAGAVLYLTLDSFGVVRNTNLLVSIMLIIIIRLVAVKFKLNLPILK; encoded by the coding sequence ATAGATATGCAATATGCATTGGAGTTGGTGGGGACCTACTTTTTTGCTATTTCTGGTGCCTTAGCTATTCAAAATAAAGACCAGGATTTATTTGGCGTAGGGTTTATGGGCTTTATTACCGCCATAGGTGGAGGTAGTTTAAGAGATATTTTGATAGGCGCTTATCCCTTGGTATGGATTGAGAATGTTACTTTCCTGTATGCCATTTTTGCTGGTTTGATAACAACCTTTGTGTTTTTCTCCCACATGGCCAAGCTTCGCAAGACTTTGTTTTTATTCGATACATTGGGGATTGCATTTTTTACAATTTTAGGGGTGGAGAAATGTTTGAATTTAGGCTTTAGACCAGAAGTAGCGGCCATTATGGGCATGTTTAGTGCGGTGATGGGTGGTGTAATTAGAGATACTTTGACCAATGAAATACCCATACTCTTTAGGAAAGAAGTTTATGCTTCAGCTTGTTTGGCAGGGGCTGTATTGTACCTTACCCTAGATTCTTTTGGTGTTGTAAGAAATACCAATCTTTTGGTATCCATAATGCTGATAATAATCATCCGCTTGGTAGCAGTTAAATTCAAACTCAATTTACCCATTCTCAAATAA
- a CDS encoding class I SAM-dependent methyltransferase, with translation MEVNELNKLLGNIDLYLLDQLLKGRFSKEMMILDAGCGEGRNTHYFIQKGYRIVGVDSNPSAISMARISGRTLDPNFDPLRFQVAELEDIPFHTEAFDVVLSSAVLHFANSEDHFLTLFKEHMRVLKDGGVCWLRMCTDAGGAFDLVDKTSHLMQKLPDGTERFILTESLIKKVMQEHQLSLLEPAKSVVVHNKRAMGVFVFQKGGN, from the coding sequence ATGGAGGTTAATGAATTAAATAAATTGCTAGGCAATATAGACCTTTACTTACTTGATCAATTATTAAAGGGTAGATTCTCTAAGGAGATGATGATTTTAGATGCTGGCTGCGGAGAAGGAAGGAATACCCATTATTTCATTCAAAAAGGTTATAGAATTGTAGGAGTAGATAGTAATCCTTCAGCCATTAGTATGGCAAGAATATCTGGCAGAACATTGGATCCTAATTTTGACCCGCTTCGTTTTCAGGTAGCTGAATTGGAAGATATACCATTTCATACAGAAGCATTTGATGTGGTTTTAAGTAGCGCTGTATTACATTTTGCTAATAGTGAGGATCATTTTCTCACGCTATTTAAAGAGCATATGAGGGTTTTGAAAGATGGAGGTGTCTGTTGGTTGCGAATGTGTACAGACGCAGGAGGAGCCTTCGATTTAGTGGACAAAACATCACATTTAATGCAAAAACTTCCTGATGGAACAGAAAGGTTTATTTTGACCGAATCCTTAATCAAGAAAGTCATGCAAGAACACCAGTTGTCACTATTGGAACCGGCAAAATCAGTAGTAGTACATAATAAAAGAGCCATGGGGGTATTCGTATTTCAAAAAGGGGGTAATTGA
- a CDS encoding BamA/TamA family outer membrane protein, with the protein MKKISAFFLVLLLHSQFLFAQKGDTISAPVALVDKLFGFADNLVERVSTDTWTFIPAITYAPETSLGVGGRAMKIFRLDKNSSQTKNRPSSLPITFLYTLKNQLILTAEVDLWMDQNNSFLNSRLELADYPFVFSGIGNEVTDQEEYSTRYLYYHLLYHTKIARGVYLGPRYEFRADNIYEKVEDGLLETGGVTGSNGQSLSGLGLSLNIDTRDNIFQPSKGMYNQLSWMEFHSVFGSDFNFTQWVFDFRKYQKIGANQVIAGQAWFSFTRGAAPFHHLSMVGGSDRMRGYFEGRYRDKHAMVYQAEWRFPVYKKLNMVLFGSSGQVANNLSGFHLRDFRYAGGLGFRYKLNSEGLNLRIDLAFGDQSAFYFGLNEVI; encoded by the coding sequence ATGAAGAAGATAAGCGCTTTTTTTCTGGTTCTGTTGCTGCATAGTCAGTTTTTGTTTGCTCAGAAAGGCGATACCATTTCAGCTCCAGTAGCACTGGTTGATAAGTTATTTGGCTTTGCTGATAATCTGGTTGAGCGAGTGAGTACAGATACCTGGACCTTTATTCCGGCCATTACCTATGCACCTGAAACAAGTCTTGGGGTAGGTGGGCGTGCAATGAAAATTTTCAGGCTAGACAAAAATTCCTCACAAACCAAAAACCGACCATCTTCTCTACCGATTACTTTTCTTTACACGCTGAAAAACCAATTGATTTTAACTGCTGAGGTAGATCTTTGGATGGACCAGAATAATTCATTTTTAAATTCAAGACTAGAGCTGGCTGATTATCCATTTGTGTTTTCTGGCATAGGAAATGAGGTTACCGATCAGGAAGAATATTCTACCAGGTATTTGTATTACCATCTACTGTACCATACAAAAATTGCCAGAGGAGTCTACTTGGGGCCTAGGTATGAGTTTAGAGCTGATAATATTTACGAAAAAGTAGAGGATGGACTGCTTGAGACAGGAGGTGTTACTGGAAGTAATGGCCAAAGTTTATCAGGATTAGGGCTGTCATTAAATATTGATACCAGGGACAATATTTTTCAACCGTCTAAAGGCATGTATAATCAATTATCTTGGATGGAATTTCATTCTGTTTTTGGAAGTGATTTTAATTTTACTCAGTGGGTGTTTGATTTTAGAAAGTACCAGAAAATCGGTGCCAATCAGGTGATTGCGGGACAGGCTTGGTTTAGTTTTACACGAGGTGCAGCACCCTTTCACCACCTTTCAATGGTAGGAGGAAGTGACCGGATGCGGGGATATTTTGAGGGCAGGTATAGGGATAAACATGCCATGGTTTATCAAGCAGAATGGAGGTTTCCTGTATATAAGAAATTAAATATGGTATTGTTTGGAAGCAGTGGTCAAGTTGCAAATAATTTGTCAGGATTTCACCTTCGAGACTTTAGGTATGCTGGAGGTTTAGGATTTAGGTACAAACTAAATTCCGAGGGATTGAATCTTAGGATAGATTTGGCTTTTGGAGATCAATCTGCTTTTTATTTTGGTTTAAATGAAGTTATTTGA
- a CDS encoding TonB-dependent receptor produces MKKYSLSFLLFLSCLALYAQEGTIQGKIINPINNDPIPFANIVVQGLEIGAVSDLDGNYIITGLEPGLYNLKASFVGFKPKTVFEVQVTKASAVQLDFELEEDASNLQEVVVDATFSRTEETPVSARQLNANEIERYPGGNRDISRVIQSLPGVASSASFRNDIIIRGGAPNENKFFIDEIEVPVINHFATQGSSGGPVGILNVNLIKNVEVLSGGFPANRMNALSSFFEFQLKDGRRDKMLTQVTLGASEITLSNEGPVGEKTTYIFSARRSYLQALFRLIGLPFLPTFNDFTFKTKTRINDKTELTVLGVGAIDQFALNFDVPDDEPEEEREDRLYLLDNLPISTQWNYATGVKLKRFRDNGFWTFILSRNMLNNRSYKYAGNDESNEDNLQYNYLSQESENKFRAENSIFSDGFTLQYGVNYEFSRYLIENYDTQFTEDDGLPRDVSSISLFHSYGGFVMGNKKYFDDRLVVNMGLRMDGSGFGKTAKNPLNQLSPRFSTSYQLKDNLFWNTNAGIYYQKPPYTVMGFQNNEGVYVNQENDVKFMRSTHYITGFEWQFPAKNRKISAEVFYKNYANYPSSIRNGIALANLGADFGVIGNEPVSSDAKGRAYGLELLAQQRLFNGFYGIAALTLVRSEFTNPSTGYLPSSWDNRFIVSLTAGKRFKKDWEVGARWRFLGGTPYTPYDIESSALRQNWDVFNRGRLDYTRINGERLKSFHQLDLRVDKKYYYNKWNLNWYFDIQNAYNFQAEQQANLIPQRNDQGGLLVDPEDPSRYLIREVANPAGTVLPTIGVIVEF; encoded by the coding sequence ATGAAAAAATATTCTTTGTCATTTTTGTTATTTTTATCTTGCCTTGCCTTGTATGCCCAAGAGGGGACAATTCAGGGAAAAATCATTAACCCTATCAATAATGATCCCATACCCTTTGCAAATATCGTTGTACAGGGATTGGAAATTGGTGCTGTCTCAGATTTAGATGGGAATTATATTATCACCGGATTGGAGCCCGGTCTGTACAATTTGAAGGCTTCATTTGTTGGGTTTAAACCGAAGACGGTTTTTGAAGTACAAGTAACTAAAGCAAGTGCTGTACAATTGGATTTTGAACTAGAAGAGGATGCTTCAAACTTACAGGAAGTTGTTGTGGATGCTACCTTTAGTAGAACGGAAGAAACGCCTGTTTCTGCCAGGCAGCTTAATGCCAATGAAATAGAAAGGTACCCGGGAGGAAATAGAGATATCAGTAGGGTGATCCAATCCCTGCCTGGAGTAGCAAGTTCAGCTAGTTTTAGAAATGACATTATTATACGGGGTGGTGCCCCGAATGAAAATAAATTTTTCATAGATGAAATAGAGGTTCCGGTAATTAACCACTTTGCTACCCAAGGTTCATCAGGTGGACCAGTCGGGATATTAAATGTTAACTTGATAAAAAATGTTGAAGTTCTGAGTGGAGGGTTTCCAGCCAACAGGATGAATGCCTTGAGTTCTTTTTTTGAATTCCAATTGAAAGATGGGAGAAGGGACAAGATGCTCACTCAGGTTACATTAGGAGCCAGTGAAATTACCTTGTCGAATGAAGGCCCAGTAGGTGAAAAAACAACCTATATTTTTTCAGCGAGAAGATCATACCTTCAAGCATTGTTCCGATTGATAGGTTTGCCTTTCTTGCCCACTTTTAATGACTTTACTTTTAAAACAAAAACAAGAATCAATGACAAGACCGAACTTACGGTTCTAGGTGTTGGGGCTATAGATCAATTTGCGCTTAATTTTGATGTGCCAGATGATGAGCCAGAAGAAGAAAGGGAAGATAGGTTGTACTTACTTGATAACTTGCCCATTTCCACACAATGGAATTATGCCACAGGAGTTAAACTAAAGCGATTCAGGGACAATGGTTTTTGGACATTTATTCTGAGTAGAAATATGCTGAACAACAGGTCCTATAAATATGCAGGAAATGATGAATCCAACGAAGACAATCTGCAATACAATTATTTGTCTCAGGAGAGTGAAAATAAGTTTAGGGCAGAAAACAGTATTTTTTCAGATGGATTTACCCTTCAATATGGGGTTAATTATGAATTCAGTCGCTACCTAATAGAGAACTACGATACTCAATTTACTGAAGATGATGGTCTGCCTCGTGATGTGTCTTCTATTTCGCTTTTTCATAGTTATGGCGGGTTTGTCATGGGGAATAAAAAATATTTTGATGACCGTCTTGTGGTCAATATGGGGCTCCGAATGGATGGGAGTGGTTTTGGTAAAACGGCTAAGAACCCCTTGAATCAACTTAGTCCAAGGTTTTCTACAAGTTACCAATTGAAGGACAATTTGTTTTGGAATACGAATGCAGGTATTTATTACCAGAAGCCACCGTATACTGTGATGGGCTTTCAAAACAATGAAGGGGTTTATGTGAATCAAGAAAATGACGTTAAGTTCATGAGGAGCACCCATTATATCACAGGCTTTGAATGGCAGTTTCCCGCAAAGAATAGGAAAATATCTGCTGAGGTGTTCTATAAAAATTATGCAAACTACCCTAGCTCTATTAGAAATGGAATTGCCTTAGCCAATCTTGGAGCAGATTTCGGAGTGATAGGGAATGAGCCCGTAAGCTCAGATGCAAAAGGTAGAGCTTACGGACTGGAACTTCTAGCTCAACAACGGCTTTTCAATGGATTTTATGGAATAGCGGCGCTAACCTTGGTTAGAAGTGAATTTACCAATCCTTCTACAGGGTACCTACCTTCCTCTTGGGACAACCGATTTATTGTTAGTCTAACTGCCGGTAAAAGATTTAAAAAAGATTGGGAAGTTGGTGCTAGATGGAGATTCTTAGGAGGTACACCTTACACCCCTTATGACATTGAGTCCTCAGCTTTGCGCCAAAATTGGGATGTGTTCAATAGAGGGCGATTAGATTACACAAGGATCAATGGCGAACGACTTAAAAGTTTTCATCAATTAGACCTTAGGGTGGACAAGAAATACTATTATAACAAATGGAACCTTAACTGGTACTTTGATATACAGAATGCCTATAATTTCCAAGCAGAACAACAAGCTAATTTAATTCCTCAGCGTAATGACCAGGGAGGTTTGCTTGTAGATCCGGAGGATCCTAGTCGTTATTTAATAAGGGAGGTTGCTAACCCTGCAGGGACGGTATTGCCTACTATTGGTGTAATTGTGGAATTTTAA
- a CDS encoding fatty acid desaturase, with amino-acid sequence MKISLKRQLSTSIDPKGLIIAFSIILLWFISLIFLLNLQVDYSNPLLYLGLFVQMHLYTGLFITAHDAMHGVVTRNKRLNHFIGGFAAMLFSFNFYWKLFPNHHKHHMHVATADDPDYHSSGKFIPWYLSFLLSYLSFWQFLLMAITFNLLKLVFPISNLVLFWMLPAILSTLQLFYFGTYLPHKGKHSNRHHSGTLKKNHFWAFITCYFFGYHFEHHEFPNTPWWRLWKTKQLSN; translated from the coding sequence ATGAAAATTTCCTTAAAAAGACAATTGTCTACATCTATAGATCCGAAAGGTCTTATTATCGCTTTTTCGATTATTCTTTTGTGGTTTATTTCATTGATTTTTTTACTAAATCTTCAAGTAGATTATTCCAACCCACTTTTGTATTTAGGATTATTTGTACAGATGCACCTATATACTGGTCTTTTTATTACCGCTCATGATGCCATGCATGGTGTAGTTACTAGAAATAAGAGGTTAAATCATTTTATTGGTGGGTTTGCTGCCATGTTGTTTTCTTTTAATTTCTATTGGAAGTTGTTTCCAAATCACCACAAACATCACATGCATGTGGCAACCGCAGATGACCCGGATTACCACAGTTCAGGCAAGTTTATTCCTTGGTACCTGAGTTTTTTATTGTCTTATTTAAGCTTTTGGCAGTTTCTTTTAATGGCAATAACCTTTAATCTGCTAAAATTAGTTTTCCCTATATCGAATTTGGTGCTTTTTTGGATGTTACCGGCGATATTATCAACTTTGCAATTGTTTTATTTTGGTACATATTTACCTCATAAAGGAAAGCACAGTAACAGGCATCATTCAGGTACTTTAAAGAAAAATCATTTTTGGGCATTCATTACATGTTACTTTTTTGGCTACCACTTTGAACATCATGAATTTCCAAATACACCATGGTGGAGGCTTTGGAAAACAAAACAACTATCTAACTAA